The proteins below come from a single Vitreimonas flagellata genomic window:
- the paaB gene encoding 1,2-phenylacetyl-CoA epoxidase subunit PaaB has translation MSDPSKEWPLWEVFVRGKGGLSHRHVGSVHAADGKMALEHARDTYTRRMEGVSLWVLPSAQIVASDPGDAAALFAPAEDKVYRHPTFYKIPDGITHI, from the coding sequence ATGAGCGATCCGAGCAAGGAATGGCCGCTGTGGGAAGTGTTCGTGCGCGGCAAGGGTGGCTTGAGCCATCGCCATGTCGGCAGCGTACACGCGGCGGACGGCAAGATGGCGCTTGAGCATGCGCGTGATACGTACACGCGGCGCATGGAGGGCGTGAGCTTGTGGGTGTTGCCGTCGGCGCAGATCGTCGCTTCCGATCCGGGCGATGCGGCGGCTTTGTTCGCGCCGGCGGAAGACAAAGTCTATCGCCACCCGACCTTCTATAAAATCCCTGACGGCATCACGCACATCTGA
- the paaA gene encoding 1,2-phenylacetyl-CoA epoxidase subunit PaaA, whose amino-acid sequence MYTTDLSGKKSKPETAVTEEPTKLAAFEARVAADEFIEPKDWMPEAYRKTLIRQISQHAHSEIVGMLPEGNWITRAPNLRRKAILLAKVQDEAGHGLYLYCAAETLGVSRDEMTEALLSGKAKYSTIFNYPTLTWADIGAIGWLVDGAAIMNQVPLQRTSYGPYARAMVRICKEESFHQRQGYECMMQLAAGTPEQKRMAQDALNRWWWPSLMMFGPPDDKSPNTEQSMRWRIKRDTNDELRQKFVDITVPQAEAIGLRVPDPALKWNEARGAYDFGDVDWEEFYAVVRGEGPVAKERNQARVKAWEDGAWVREAARAHAEKRAIAKIAAE is encoded by the coding sequence ATGTACACGACCGATCTGAGCGGCAAGAAAAGCAAGCCCGAAACCGCTGTTACGGAAGAGCCAACCAAGCTCGCGGCGTTCGAAGCGCGCGTGGCCGCCGATGAATTCATCGAGCCCAAGGATTGGATGCCGGAGGCGTATCGCAAGACGCTGATCCGTCAGATTTCGCAGCACGCGCATTCCGAGATTGTCGGCATGCTGCCCGAAGGCAATTGGATCACGCGCGCACCGAATTTGCGCCGCAAGGCGATTCTGCTCGCGAAGGTGCAGGATGAAGCCGGCCACGGGCTCTATCTCTATTGCGCTGCGGAGACTTTGGGCGTCTCGCGCGACGAGATGACGGAAGCGCTGCTCAGCGGCAAAGCCAAGTACTCCACCATCTTCAATTATCCGACACTGACCTGGGCCGACATTGGCGCGATTGGTTGGCTGGTCGATGGCGCGGCGATCATGAACCAAGTGCCGTTGCAGCGGACATCGTACGGCCCGTACGCGCGCGCGATGGTGCGTATCTGCAAAGAAGAGAGCTTCCACCAGCGCCAAGGCTATGAGTGCATGATGCAGCTGGCGGCTGGCACGCCCGAGCAAAAGCGGATGGCGCAAGATGCGCTGAATCGTTGGTGGTGGCCGTCGCTGATGATGTTCGGCCCGCCGGACGATAAGAGTCCGAACACCGAGCAAAGCATGCGCTGGCGCATCAAGCGCGATACGAATGATGAGCTTCGCCAGAAGTTCGTGGACATCACTGTGCCGCAGGCCGAAGCGATCGGTCTGCGCGTACCTGATCCGGCGCTCAAATGGAACGAAGCGCGCGGCGCCTATGATTTCGGCGACGTCGACTGGGAAGAATTCTACGCCGTCGTGCGCGGTGAAGGCCCAGTTGCCAAAGAACGAAATCAAGCGCGCGTGAAAGCTTGGGAAGATGGCGCCTGGGTGCGCGAAGCGGCGCGCGCGCATGCGGAAAAGCGTGCGATCGCGAAAATTGCGGCGGAGTGA
- the paaG gene encoding 2-(1,2-epoxy-1,2-dihydrophenyl)acetyl-CoA isomerase PaaG, whose protein sequence is MPYETILLDISDNIARLTLNRPDRLNSFTVQMHDEVRHAFNEITKAHARVVVLTGAGRGFCAGQDLSDRAVAPTEDGVDLGESLEVRYNPLVKRIAHLEVPVICAVNGVAAGAGANIALACDIVLAARSAKFIQSFANIGLIPDSGGTWTLPRTVGLTRALGMALTGEPVTAERAENWGMIWKCVDDDKLADETNALATKFASAPTKGLACTKKLIRESALHAFDQQLLIERDTQRRLGHTHDYREGVAAFLEKRQPNFTGH, encoded by the coding sequence ATGCCCTACGAGACAATTCTTCTCGACATTTCCGACAACATCGCGCGGCTCACGCTCAACCGCCCGGATCGGCTCAATTCTTTCACCGTGCAGATGCACGACGAAGTGCGGCACGCCTTCAACGAGATCACGAAAGCGCACGCGCGTGTCGTTGTGCTGACGGGCGCTGGGCGCGGTTTCTGCGCGGGGCAGGATCTATCCGATCGCGCGGTGGCGCCGACGGAAGACGGCGTCGATCTCGGTGAGTCGCTCGAGGTGCGGTACAATCCGCTGGTCAAACGCATCGCCCATCTCGAAGTGCCTGTGATCTGCGCCGTGAACGGCGTCGCCGCGGGTGCGGGCGCCAATATCGCGCTCGCTTGCGATATCGTGCTCGCTGCGCGCAGCGCCAAGTTCATTCAGAGCTTCGCCAATATCGGATTGATCCCGGATTCCGGCGGCACGTGGACGCTGCCGCGCACGGTCGGTCTCACGCGCGCACTTGGCATGGCGTTGACCGGCGAGCCGGTGACAGCCGAACGCGCCGAAAACTGGGGCATGATCTGGAAATGCGTCGACGACGATAAACTCGCCGACGAAACCAATGCACTCGCCACGAAATTCGCCTCGGCGCCAACCAAGGGCCTCGCCTGCACCAAGAAATTGATCCGCGAAAGTGCGTTGCACGCCTTCGATCAACAATTGCTGATCGAGCGCGACACGCAACGCCGCCTCGGCCACACGCACGATTATCGAGAAGGCGTCGC